GGGAGCGGACGGCACCGGAACGGACGCGCACGCTGACGGCACCGGCACCGGAACGGACGCGGACGCGGACGCGGGAGCGGGCGCGGGAGCGGGCGGCAGCGGCGACGACGGCAGCGGCAGCGGCAGCACGGAGGCGGACACACGGGCCGCCGGGAAGCCGTTACGCGACGGGACCGGACCGGGCGGGGGCGGGCGGCCCGCCGTCAGCGCCGCGCGCCGGCGCGGGCCGGTGGTCGCCGCGCTGATGCTCGGTATGGCACTCGCCGCCCTCGACGGCACGGTCGTGTCGACCGCGGTCCCCCAGATCGTCGGCGACCTGGGCGGCTTCTCCGTCTTCTCCTGGCTGTTCTCCGGCTATCTGCTCGCCGTCACCGTCACCCTCCCCGTCTACGGCAAGCTCTGCGACACCTTCGGCCGCAAGCCCGTGCTGGTCGCGGGCATCGTGCTGTTCCTGGCCGGTTCGCTGCTGTGCGCGGCGGCCTGGAGCATGGCCTCGCTCATCGCCTTCCGCGTCGTCCAGGGACTCGGCGGAGGAGCGCTGCAGGGCACGATCCAGACCATCGCCGCCGATCTGTACCCGCTGGAGGAGCGGCCCCGCATCGTGGCCAGGCTGTCCACGGTGTGGGCGGTCTCCTCGGTCGCCGGCCCGGCGGTGGGCGGCCTGCTCGCCGCCTACGCCGACTGGCGCTGGATCTTCCTGATCAACCTCCCCGTCGGCGGGGTCGCGCTCTGGCTGATCGCCCGTCACCTCGTGGAGCCGGCCCGGGAGCGGGGACCCCGCCCCCGGGTCGACTGGCCCGGCGCGCTCGCCGTGTTCGTCACCGGGACGCTGTTGCTCACCGCGCTGGTCCAGGGCGGAGTGGCCTGGCCCTGGATCTCCGCCCCCTCGTTCGGGCTCCTCGGCGCGAGCGCGGTCTGCGCCGCCGTGACCGTCGTCGTCGAGCGGCGGGCGGCGGAGCCCGTCATCCCCGGCTGGGTGTGGCGGCGGCGCACCATCGCCTCCGTGAACGTGGCCATGGGCGCGCTGGGGCTGCTGATGGTCGCGCCGACGGTGTTCCTGCCGACGTACGCCCAGTCGGTGCTCGGGCTCGGGCCGATAGCGGCCGGGTTCGTGCTGTCCGCGATGACCCTCAGCTGGCCGGTCACCGCGGCGTACGCCAATCGCGTCTACAACCGCATCGGGTTCCGGGACACGGCTCTCACCGGGATGGGCGCCGCGCTGCTGGTCCTGCTGGCGTTCCCGCTGCTGCCGTACCCGGGCGAGGCGTGGCAGCCGGCACTGATCATGCTGCTGCTGGGGGCGGCCCTCGGCTTCTTCCAGCTCCCGCTGCTCGTCGGCGTGCAGTCGACCGTGCCCTGGGCCGAGCGCGGGACGGCGACGGCGTCCGTGCTGTTCTGCCGCCAGGTCGGGCAGAGCGTCGGCGCCGCGCTGTTCGGGGCGCTGGCCAACGCGGTGCTGGCCGCCCGCATGGGCGGTGCGGGCGATCTGGACGCGGTGTCCCACGCGCTCGCGGACGGGTCCGCGCACGACCCGCTGCGGCGCGCGGTGGCGGCGGCGGTCGACGTCGTCTTCGCCGGCGCCGCGGCGGCCGCCGCGCTCGCGCTGCTCGCGCTGCTGTTCGCACCGCGCAGGTTCGCGGTCCTCGCGGAGCGGCAGCCGGACGTCTGACCTGGGGCGCCGTCGTGTGCGGGGCGTGACACGACCGTTGCCAAAACTACATACCTTCCAGTCGGTAACCCCCTTACGCCAGCCCTCTACCGGCAAGTAACGTACGCGCACCACACCGCACCACCCGCACCACACCGCCCGGCGCCCCCGCGCGCACGGGCGTTCCTCTGTCCCTCGGAGCACGCGTACCGCTCCCGCCCCCGCGTGCCCGGGGGGAGCCCGGCCTTCCGAGGGCCGCCGCAAGGAGCAGCACCATGTCGTACGACCCCTACTTCCCCGATCCCCCCGGCCCGGCGAGGCAGCCCCGGTACGCGCCGCAACCGCCGCCCGGCCGGGGATACGGAGATCCCCCGCCCGGCAGGGAGTACGGAGATCCGTTCGGCGACCCGGCCGCCTGGCCGCCCGCCGCGCCCCACCCGGACCCGTACACCGAGCCGCCCGGCCGCACCCCGTACAGCGGGCCGTCCGGCCACACTCCGTACAGCGGGCCGTCCGGCACCGCCCCGGACGACGAACTGCCCCGGCTCCGCGCCGGCTACCGCAGGCTCCGCCGCGTGGCGACCCTCACCGCACTCGGCTACTTCGTGCTCTTCCTCCTGATGTCCGCCTACGCACCCGACCTGATGACCGGACGGATCAACGGCGGCCTCACCACCGGAGTGCTGCTCGGCCTCCTCACCCTGCCCGTGGCACTGGTCGCCATCACGGTCTACGAACGCATCGCCCACCACCGGGTCGACCCGCTCGCGGCCGCCATCAGGGCCGCCCACGAGGGGCGGCCCGCCGCGACGACCGGGGACCCGCACGGCGGCCCGAACCTGCCCGGCGGCTCCGCCTGGGACCGTCCCACGGGAGGCATGCGCATATGAGCGGCTTCAACTCCGACGCCCAGACCATGTCCTTCGTGGCGTTCATCGCCGTCGTCACCGTGACGCTGCTGCTGTGCGTGATGACCGGCCCCGACCGCGACGACCTGGACGAGTTCTACACCGGCTACCGCTCCCTGTCCCCCATGCAGAGCGGCCTCGCGATCGCAGGCGACTACATCTCCGCCTCGACCGTGCTCGCCACCATCGGCGTCATCGCCCTCGTGGGCTACGACGGCCTCACGCTCGCCCTGAGCACCGTGCTCTCCCTGGTACTGATGATGTTCCTGCTCGCCGAACCGCTGCGAAACGCGGGCCGGTTCACCATGGGCGACATCCTCACCCGCCGCACCCCCGGCCCCGCCGTGCGCATCGCCGCCTGCGCGGTCACCCTCGCGGCGCTGCTGCCGCTGGTCGTCTTCCAACTCGCGGGCGCCGGCGATCTGCTCGCCTTTGTCCTCGGCTTCGACGCCGAAGGGTTCAAGACGGGCGCGATCGTGTTCCTCGGCGTGCTGATGATCTCGTACGCGGCGATCGGCGGAATGAAGGGCACCGCCTTCATCCAGATCGTCAAGACCCTGGTACTGCTCGGCTCCGCCACGATCATCGCCGTACTCGTGCTGGACCGCTTCGACTTCAGCCTGCCCGGGCTGCTCGACGCGGCCAAGAAGGGCAGCGGCGCGGGCGACCTCTACCTCACCTCCGGGCTCCAGTTCGGCGGCGACGAGATCGACATGATCAGCGCCCAGCTCACGGTCGTGCTCGGCGCGGCGGTGCTGCCGCACATCACCATGCGCATGTTCACCGCGCGCAGCGCCACCGCCGTGCGGCGCTCGATGTCCTGGGCCGTGTCCACCGTGGTCGTGACCTGCCTGCTGCTCGTCGTCATCGGCTTCGGCGCCGCCGCGATCGTCGGCCACAAGAACCTCGTCCTCGCCGACCCCCAGGGCAAGACCGCGTTCCTGCTGGTCAGTCAGGCCGTGCTCGGCGCGGACGCCAACACGCTGGAGTCCCTCGTCTTCACCACCGTGGCGACGGCGATCTTCCTGACCCTGCTGGCCTCGGTCGCCGGCATCACCCTCGCCTGCGCCAACACCCTTGCGCACGACCTCATCGCCCACGGACTACGGCGGGCCGCCATCCCGCACACCACCGAGATGGCCGTCGCCCGCGGCGCCGCGGCGGGCATCGGCCTCCTCACCATCGCACTCGCGGCCTTCGTCCAGCACTGGAACCTCCAGGCACTGGTGACGCTGTCCTTCTGCATCGGCGCGTCCGCGGTCGCCCCCGCGCTCGTCTTCAGCATGTTCTGGCGCCGCTACACCAGCCAGGGCCTGATGTGGACCCTGATCGTGGGCGCCGGGACCGCGATCCTGCTGATGACCGGCAGCAACCTGGTCTCCGGCTCGCCGCAGTCCGTGTTCCCCGACCACGACTTCAACTGGTTCCCGTACACCACCTCGGGTCTGGTGTCGGTGCCCGCGGGATTCCTCGCCGGCTGGTACGGCAGCATCCGCGCGCCGCGCGAGGCGTCCGCCCAGCGCGAGCGGTACGCCGAGATCGAGCCCGCAATCCTCGCCGGCGCGACGACGGGCCGCGACGGCGCCTGAACCGCGGTACGGGGCGGGGCCGTCCGCGGGTCCCTCCGAGACACCTCGGGGAGCCGGGGAGCCGGGGAGCCGGGGAGCCGGGGAGTCACGGAATCAGGGAGCCACCCCGGACTCCTCGGCGGTCGGCTTGTGGGTGAGGAAGTGGGCGAGCTTCCACCGCAGGTCTTCGCCGGGCTCCTGAGCCAGTTGGGCGTCGATGCTGAACCCGGCGTGCTTCAGCAGCCGTGCGAGCTGCTCTACGGGCAGGCGATAGGAGGCGAAGGACACCGAGTGGCCGCCGTAGGCCCGTCCCGGACGGCGGTGCTCACCGGCGCCCACATGACCGACGAGGAGAAGGTGTCCGCCCGGCGCCAGGGTGCGGTGGAACTCGGAGAACACCACCGGCAGCGACTCCGGAGGCGTGTGGTGGGTGGAGTAGTAGGCCAGGATGCCGCCGAGCGCGTCGTCCTCGATCTCCAGCGCGGTCATGGAACCCACGGAGAAGCGCAGCTCCGGATAGGCGGTGCGAGCCAACTCGACCATCTTCGGGGACACATCGATACCGAAGGCGGACACTCCGAGCCCGGCCAGGTGTGCCGTCACCTTGCCGGGTCCACAGCCCACGTCCGCGACCGGTCCCCGGTCGGCCGCCCGCACGAGTTCGGCGAACGCGGACAGCATCGACCGTGACAGGGGGTCCAGCGCGGACGGAGGTTTGACGAGCGCGGCGTAGTCGTCGGCCACGGTGTCGTACGACTCCCGTACCGCGGCCAGGTAGGAGGGATCGGTCATGCCGCGAATCTAGTGCCGGCCGGCACGGGACGGGCCGGCGTCCGGAACGCGGCGGCTCGCAGGGGGCGTGAAAGCGGCCGCACACGGCCGGAGGTGGGGTCTGCGCGGTGAGGTCGGCCCGGTCGACGGCGGGCACCGGACGGGTCGGCCGCGGCAGGGACCGGAGCGGGGTCGGTACCGCGACAGGGGCCGTGAGGGTCGGGCCGGTTCCCCGACAAGGACCGTGGGGCCGGGCCAGTCCGGCGGCAAGAACCACGGCGCGGCGCACTCCCGTTTCGGGAACCACGGAGCGGGTCAGTCCGGTGACGGCGGCTGTTCCGTGAGACCCGTCAGAGCCTCCCGGACGTGGTCCAGCTGCGCGTGGATCTCCTCGGCCCGGCGCACGTGGTCACGCAGCACCCGGTCCGTCTCCCGGGAGACACGCGCCGCCCGCACACCGGCTTCCTCCATCAGACGCGCCGCCGCCAGCTGAGCCTCCTCCTGGCCACGGCGGGCCGACTCCTCGGCCTCGGCGAACGCGCACAGCGCCTCCGACAGCCGGGCCCGCGCCCGCGCGGTGAGGGCCCCGTACCGCTCCGCCGTCTCCGCGTCCCGCGCGGACAGTTCCCGCTCCGCCTCGTAACGGCGGGACACCCGCATCCGGTCGAGCTCCTTGAGCATCCCGGCCGCCCGGCACCTGGCCGCCTCCAGAACGGCCATCGCCTCACCGCGTTCCGCCGCGGCCTCCACCCGTGCCGCGTCGCGGAGTTCCTCCGCCGTGGCCCGCGCCGACAGCAGCATCCGCCGCGCCCGCGCGTCCGCCTCCTCACAGGTCTGCCCCGCCCCCACCCTCGCCAGCTCCCGCAGCCGGCGCGCCTCGGCCTCCGCCGCCTCGCACACGGCCCGCGCCTCCTCCCGTGCGGCGGACAGCACCACGGCCGCCTCCTTCTCCGCCAGGTCGAGGACCTCCTGGGCGCGCGGACCGAGCGGCTCGTACGTCGGCGGCCCCAGCGCCTCGGCGAACTGCCGCAGCGACACCGCCTCCGCCGCCAGCTCCTCCACCACCCGTGTCAGCCGCGCTGCCCGCCGCCATGCCTCGTCCCGCTCACGCGCCAGCGCGGAGACATACCGGTCGACCTGATCCAGCCGGTAGCCGCGGCCGCGTACGGTGACGAACCCTCCATGAGCCGATCCCGCATTCATCCCTGGACTCCTCTCGGAGCGGTCGACGCGGGAACATCGTGCTCGATCGCGGCGAAGCACCCAAAACGCGACACTCCGCCGCGCTGAAGCGAGCCGCCGACCCGGACGACGGAGCGGGCGCCCACACGGCGCGCGCTCCGGCGCGCGGATGCGCCGCACCCCGCACCCGGCTCGGCGGCTCGGCACCCCGGCACCGGCTCGGCGCTCGACAGCTCGGCACCCGGCTCGGCGCTCGGCGGCTCGCCTGAAGCGGGCGGCCACCGGCCGACCGCCCGCGGCACGAACGGCGACACCACCGCCGGGGGCCGACGGCGGCCGCCGGGGGCCGCCGGGGGCCGTCGGGAGCCGTCGGGAGCCGTCAGCAGCCGTTGTCGTCGGAGCCCTGTCAGCCCCGGGGCCGTGCCCGGGCCGTCAGCGGCGAAGCGGCTCCGCCGCCCGGGACCGCCGTCAGCGGGTCAGATCAGCCCGTCCCACATCTGCTCCAGCAGCACCGACCACCAGCTGTCCCGCGACGACAGCGCCGCCGGGTCCAGCGTGGCGAGCTGCGCCTGGAAGTCGACGGTCCATCGGCCCGCCTGCTCCGGGTTGAGCCCGAACCGCAGCCGCCACATCCGGCCGAGCAGCGCCAACGAGCGGGTGAACTCCGGCAGACCGCTGTTCACGAACTGAGGCGCGATCGACTGCCCGCCCGGACCGCCCTCCACGGGCACCGCCACGATGTGCGCGGTCCCGTACTGGACACAGATCGCCCGGCCGAAGTCACTGCCCACGACCAGGTACGCATTCGCGTCCGAAGCGGGCTGCACCTGCCGCTGCGCGGCCAGCTCGGCCAGCGTCGGCACCACCGGGTTCGCCGGCTGCGCCCAGAAGAACGGCCCGAAGTCCGCCGGGAGGCCCGCCCACACCAGCGTCCGCGCGACGATCTCCGGTACGCCCTGGCGGGAAACGGCCCGCTGGTCGAACCGGCAGATGCCCTGCGGCCCGAACGACCCCACCAGCTCGTGTGCCACCCCCTCCGGCGGAACGGGCGGAGCCGGCTGCACCTGCGGCAGCGGAGCGCGCACCGGAGCGGGACGCGCCGGGCCGTCCGCGACCTGGTGCAACTCGCCCTGGTGGGTCAGCAGCTGCCGCATCCCGTCCTGTCTGCCGGCGTGGTCCCTGCCGTACGGGGCGATGCTCGTGATCCGGGCCTGCGGCCATGTCTCCCGGATCATCCGGGCGCAGTAGCCCCCGGGCAGCTCGCAGGACTCCAGCTCGGTGTGCAGCTCCAGCACCTGGTCGCTGGGGACGTTCATCGCGCGCAGCTCGTGGAAGATCTGCCACTCCGGGTGCGGTGTGCCCGGCGCCGAGCGACGGATGAGCTGCTGCTCGGTGCCGTCGGGCGCGCGGTAGCGCAGCACGGCCTGGTAGCCCGGGCCCACGGTCGGCACAGCGGCCGGCTGCTGATGCTGCTGCTGCTGCGGGTAGCCGTACGCGTTCTGCGGTCCGGACGGGGGCGCGTGCGGTACCGGCCCCGGAGGGCCAGGCGGCTGCGGCGCCCCGGGGCCGACCGGACTCGGGTTCGCCAGCATCGTGGCCGCATGGTGCACCCCGCCCGGCGGAGTACCCGGAACCCCCGGCGGACCAGGAGGCTGCGGCACGCCCGGAGGCTGCGGCGCGCCCGGACCGGCCGGACCGGCACCCGGCCCGGCGAGCGGACTCGGGTTCGCCAGCACCGTCGCCGCATGGTGCACCCCGCCCGGCGGAGTACCCGGAACCCCCGGCGGACCAGGAGGCTGCGGCACGCCCGGAGGCTGCGGCTCCGCGGGACCGGGCCGCGAGACCAGCTGCGTAGGTACGTACCCGCCCGCCGGACCACCCGATGTGCCCGGCCCCGACTCAGGCGGCGTCACACCGGGTCGGCCGCCCGGAGCGCCGGGCGGGCGGCCCGGCGGCGGAGGAGTCGCCGGGCCGGTGCCGCGCGCACCGCGCGGCGGCACCGTGGCCCTACTGGTCGCGGCGTCCGCCAGATCCCCCGCCGAACGCGGCCCGGGCATGCCCGCAGGCGGCGTGGCACCAACTCCAGCTCCAGCACCACCACCACCGGCACCGGCACCGGCACCCTGTTGCTCGGGGTCGAGGGCGGGCGCCACCGCCGTACGCGGCAACCGGCTCCCGCCCGCCATGAGCGCCGTCGGAGCGTCCGCGCCCGCCGACGGCGGCTCGTCGTCCTCGTCGTCGGCACCCACCAGCGGCGGCGCGAACACCGTCGCGGGCAGCGGTACGGAGCCGTCGTCCAGGCCGGCGTTGGTGTCCGTCCCCGCCCACGGCGTCGCGCCCACCGGCGCGGCCGGCACCCCGTCGGGAGCGGTCGGCTCGTACTCACCGGCACCGGGACGGGCGCCGACCGGGGCGGACGCGGCCGCACCCGCCACCCCCGCGGCGGGCGTCCCCGACACCCCGGCCACACCCGCGGCAGGCGTCCCCGACGCACCGGCGGCCGAGGCCGCCGCCGTACCCGGCCACGCGCTTCCCCCCACATGCGAACCACGGCCGCTCGTCACACCGCCACCGGTCCCGTCCCGGGGGGCGTCGGCATCCCGCGCCGGCCGCGCCGAGCCGGAACTCCCACCAGGGCCGGCGGACCCGCCCGCCACCGGCGCGCCCACCGCCGAACCGCCCGTCGAAGACCCGCCCGTCGACCCGTCCGTCGAAGACCCGCCCGCCGAAGACGGACCGGCGTCGCCGCGCGCCGCCCGCTGATCCGCGATGCCCAGCTGGTCCGCCGCGTCCTGCAACCACTCCGGGGGACTCAGCAGGAACGACGTCTGGTTCAGATCGATCCGCTCCGGCGGCGCCGCGGCCGGAGCCGCACCCGTCGCGGGAGCGCCGTACTCCTCCTCGTAGCGGCGGATCACCTCACCCACCGGCAGGCCCGGCCACAACGTGGCCTCCCCGCTGTCCCGGGCGATCACCATGCGCTGCCGGCCGCCGTCCGACGTCGGCCCCTCCGGGCGGTCCTCCGCCCACACCACGAAGCCCAGCTCGAACTCCCGTACCCGCACCTCACGGTGCTGGTAGGCGGGCACGTCGCCGTTGACCCACTCCTCCGCACGCTCCTGCGCCTGCGCGAACGTCACCATCGAGAAGCTCACTCCCCCACCGGGACGGCACGGGCGAAACCGCCGTCCACCATCAGGTTCGCCACGGTCTCCAACTCCGGCGGATTCCCCACCAGCCTCTGCAGGAACGCGTCAAAGTCCTCGCCGCACGGCAGCAGCAGGCTCTCCACCCGTTCCGCCACCGTCCAGCCGTCCCGGTCCCGGGCGTCGTCGTACGCGCAGAACCACACCGAACCCACGTCCGCACCACGGACCTTGACCGCCAGCAGCCCGCCCTGGACGAAACCGACCCCGAGGTAGTCCTTCGTCAGATGGTCCCGCAGGCACTTGTTCACGTACACCAGGTCGTTGACCGCCGCCTCCTCCCGCACCGTGAAGAACGGCTGGTCCACCAGCATCCCCAGCTCCGCGTCGAGCGCCACGCCCACCGGCGCGCACCCCCCGGCCGCCTTCAGGAAGGAGCGGTACGCACCCGGCAGGCGATACCCCAAGTCCTCCTCCACTCCCAGCAGTTGCTGCTCCGACACCGACACCGCACCCTTCGGCAGACCGAAGTGCACCGGCCGCGTCTCCCGCAGCGGACGGGTGCCACGCTTGCCGTGGTCCACCACGGCCGTCGCCACCCCGCCGTGATGCCGCAGCAGCGCCTTCACCTCGACCGGCACCAGCTCCAGCCGACGGCTCCCCGCCACGTGATGCCATGTCCAGCCGTGCGGCGTCGCCACCGGGGGAATCGTGTCCCACAGCTCATGACCGGCCGCGGCCTGCGCCGTGTTCGCCGACACGTAGTCCGTCAGCCGCAGTTCGTCGACACCGAAGCCCTCCGGGGGCTCCGCGACCTCCGCCACCGCCCGCGCATACGGCGAGAAATCCGGAAAACCGTGCTCGTCCACCCGAACGCCCATAGAATGCCGAGCAGCCCTCACCGGGTCCGGGAAGTGAACGACCTGTCCGGCGTAGGCCGCGTTCGGCGGCGCTGCGTTCCCCCGGCCCTGGGGGCCGGGAGGTGCCCCCAGCCCCATCCGACCTGTCGTCATGGCGGTATGCCCCCTGCTGCGTCCTGCTGGTTCACCACAGCCTATGCGGTGGGGCAACAGCGGCCACCGCCGCTCCGTTCCCGTAACCGGCCATCATCTCCGCGTAACCCTCCGACCAGGACAGGACGACACAGCCACACCTTTCAGCCACCCCGCTTCCACACCGCCCGCCCCATTTGGCAGGCTGTCCCAGCAACTCGGGGGATTGCAGGGAGGGAC
The Streptomyces tirandamycinicus DNA segment above includes these coding regions:
- a CDS encoding cation acetate symporter, whose protein sequence is MSGFNSDAQTMSFVAFIAVVTVTLLLCVMTGPDRDDLDEFYTGYRSLSPMQSGLAIAGDYISASTVLATIGVIALVGYDGLTLALSTVLSLVLMMFLLAEPLRNAGRFTMGDILTRRTPGPAVRIAACAVTLAALLPLVVFQLAGAGDLLAFVLGFDAEGFKTGAIVFLGVLMISYAAIGGMKGTAFIQIVKTLVLLGSATIIAVLVLDRFDFSLPGLLDAAKKGSGAGDLYLTSGLQFGGDEIDMISAQLTVVLGAAVLPHITMRMFTARSATAVRRSMSWAVSTVVVTCLLLVVIGFGAAAIVGHKNLVLADPQGKTAFLLVSQAVLGADANTLESLVFTTVATAIFLTLLASVAGITLACANTLAHDLIAHGLRRAAIPHTTEMAVARGAAAGIGLLTIALAAFVQHWNLQALVTLSFCIGASAVAPALVFSMFWRRYTSQGLMWTLIVGAGTAILLMTGSNLVSGSPQSVFPDHDFNWFPYTTSGLVSVPAGFLAGWYGSIRAPREASAQRERYAEIEPAILAGATTGRDGA
- a CDS encoding SUKH-4 family immunity protein, translated to MVTFAQAQERAEEWVNGDVPAYQHREVRVREFELGFVVWAEDRPEGPTSDGGRQRMVIARDSGEATLWPGLPVGEVIRRYEEEYGAPATGAAPAAAPPERIDLNQTSFLLSPPEWLQDAADQLGIADQRAARGDAGPSSAGGSSTDGSTGGSSTGGSAVGAPVAGGSAGPGGSSGSARPARDADAPRDGTGGGVTSGRGSHVGGSAWPGTAAASAAGASGTPAAGVAGVSGTPAAGVAGAAASAPVGARPGAGEYEPTAPDGVPAAPVGATPWAGTDTNAGLDDGSVPLPATVFAPPLVGADDEDDEPPSAGADAPTALMAGGSRLPRTAVAPALDPEQQGAGAGAGGGGAGAGVGATPPAGMPGPRSAGDLADAATSRATVPPRGARGTGPATPPPPGRPPGAPGGRPGVTPPESGPGTSGGPAGGYVPTQLVSRPGPAEPQPPGVPQPPGPPGVPGTPPGGVHHAATVLANPSPLAGPGAGPAGPGAPQPPGVPQPPGPPGVPGTPPGGVHHAATMLANPSPVGPGAPQPPGPPGPVPHAPPSGPQNAYGYPQQQQHQQPAAVPTVGPGYQAVLRYRAPDGTEQQLIRRSAPGTPHPEWQIFHELRAMNVPSDQVLELHTELESCELPGGYCARMIRETWPQARITSIAPYGRDHAGRQDGMRQLLTHQGELHQVADGPARPAPVRAPLPQVQPAPPVPPEGVAHELVGSFGPQGICRFDQRAVSRQGVPEIVARTLVWAGLPADFGPFFWAQPANPVVPTLAELAAQRQVQPASDANAYLVVGSDFGRAICVQYGTAHIVAVPVEGGPGGQSIAPQFVNSGLPEFTRSLALLGRMWRLRFGLNPEQAGRWTVDFQAQLATLDPAALSSRDSWWSVLLEQMWDGLI
- a CDS encoding MFS transporter codes for the protein MGGGGGGDTGADGTGTDAHADGTGTGTDADADAGAGAGAGGSGDDGSGSGSTEADTRAAGKPLRDGTGPGGGGRPAVSAARRRGPVVAALMLGMALAALDGTVVSTAVPQIVGDLGGFSVFSWLFSGYLLAVTVTLPVYGKLCDTFGRKPVLVAGIVLFLAGSLLCAAAWSMASLIAFRVVQGLGGGALQGTIQTIAADLYPLEERPRIVARLSTVWAVSSVAGPAVGGLLAAYADWRWIFLINLPVGGVALWLIARHLVEPARERGPRPRVDWPGALAVFVTGTLLLTALVQGGVAWPWISAPSFGLLGASAVCAAVTVVVERRAAEPVIPGWVWRRRTIASVNVAMGALGLLMVAPTVFLPTYAQSVLGLGPIAAGFVLSAMTLSWPVTAAYANRVYNRIGFRDTALTGMGAALLVLLAFPLLPYPGEAWQPALIMLLLGAALGFFQLPLLVGVQSTVPWAERGTATASVLFCRQVGQSVGAALFGALANAVLAARMGGAGDLDAVSHALADGSAHDPLRRAVAAAVDVVFAGAAAAAALALLALLFAPRRFAVLAERQPDV
- a CDS encoding DUF485 domain-containing protein, which gives rise to MSYDPYFPDPPGPARQPRYAPQPPPGRGYGDPPPGREYGDPFGDPAAWPPAAPHPDPYTEPPGRTPYSGPSGHTPYSGPSGTAPDDELPRLRAGYRRLRRVATLTALGYFVLFLLMSAYAPDLMTGRINGGLTTGVLLGLLTLPVALVAITVYERIAHHRVDPLAAAIRAAHEGRPAATTGDPHGGPNLPGGSAWDRPTGGMRI
- a CDS encoding SMI1/KNR4 family protein; protein product: MTTGRMGLGAPPGPQGRGNAAPPNAAYAGQVVHFPDPVRAARHSMGVRVDEHGFPDFSPYARAVAEVAEPPEGFGVDELRLTDYVSANTAQAAAGHELWDTIPPVATPHGWTWHHVAGSRRLELVPVEVKALLRHHGGVATAVVDHGKRGTRPLRETRPVHFGLPKGAVSVSEQQLLGVEEDLGYRLPGAYRSFLKAAGGCAPVGVALDAELGMLVDQPFFTVREEAAVNDLVYVNKCLRDHLTKDYLGVGFVQGGLLAVKVRGADVGSVWFCAYDDARDRDGWTVAERVESLLLPCGEDFDAFLQRLVGNPPELETVANLMVDGGFARAVPVGE
- a CDS encoding class I SAM-dependent methyltransferase, whose product is MTDPSYLAAVRESYDTVADDYAALVKPPSALDPLSRSMLSAFAELVRAADRGPVADVGCGPGKVTAHLAGLGVSAFGIDVSPKMVELARTAYPELRFSVGSMTALEIEDDALGGILAYYSTHHTPPESLPVVFSEFHRTLAPGGHLLLVGHVGAGEHRRPGRAYGGHSVSFASYRLPVEQLARLLKHAGFSIDAQLAQEPGEDLRWKLAHFLTHKPTAEESGVAP